A genome region from Brassica oleracea var. oleracea cultivar TO1000 chromosome C2, BOL, whole genome shotgun sequence includes the following:
- the LOC106319523 gene encoding protein RIK-like has product MMPPPPPKTIPPPRSRTVSPPSSRTMLPPPPPFTPSKQPPAPRLQEDQITIKKPNPVPDTLIKLMEYGDDEDDDED; this is encoded by the exons ATGATGCCTCCTCCTCCACCAAAGACCATCCCACCACCACGTTCAAGGACTGTGTCTCCTCCATCATCGAGAACCATGCTTCCTCCACCACCGCCATTTACACCATCAAAACAACCTCCAGCTCCAAGATTACAGGAGGACCAAATCACTATTAAGAAACCAAATCCAGTTCCAG ATACTTTAATAAAGCTGATGGAGTATGGAGATGATGAAGACGATGATGAAGACTAG
- the LOC106319510 gene encoding protein RIK-like isoform X1, translating to MAKKTLYTVMLESLYDLSALRIWACVLCLLSQLQLKETSERILAVDRAAAMIEEMMKQKTNSQVGLVGSQTVKMLNTCVYLGFEADPSSNVAARIRGPNDQYINHIMNETGATVVLRGRGSGSLENQHGEEAHQPLHLLLSSSNPKSIDDAKRLAENLMDTISVEFGASRISSSKVYGAVPPPQQLLAGAPSSETAQKPNLSSSYGLMTPPNAVNPFPVPPATTTLYPQFPVLQHPPGISNGGHLRPSPVSYLQPAAGGTSYSGYARIYPQATPLQQVAQVLKLSVSPVVSTVSPTLLIAASLSKPSDISSMEKERRPPQKRKFQELPAECKVPAKSKEGILSIGGTMCLQSFLLQFGDQNQNLRQSLKPATSSQSQQWQVKLLQRI from the exons ATGGCTAAAAAGACTCTGTATACCGTAATGTTAGAATCTTTATATGACCTTTCAGCTTTGAGAATTTGGGCCTGTGTTTTATGTTTGTTATCACAACTGCAGTTAAAAGAGACTTCAGAGCGAATTTTAGCAGTTGATCGAGCAGCAGCTATGATTGAGGAGATGATGAAACAGAAAACAAACTCACAGGTCGGGTTGGTAGGTTCTCAGACGGTCAAG ATGCTGAACACATGCGTTTATTTGGGTTTTGAAGCTGACCCATCATCTAATGTTGCTGCTCGTATTCGTGGGCCCAAC GATCAGTATATAAATCACATTATGAATGAAACAGGAGCAACCGTCGTACTAAGAGGGCGTGGTTCTGGGAGCCTTGAGAACCAACATGGTGAAG AAGCACATCAACCATTGCATCTATTATTGTCTAGTAGCAACCCGAAGAGCATTGACGATGCAAAACGTTTAGCTGAGAATCTTATGGATACAATCAGCGTAGAATTCGGGGCTTCAAG GATTTCCTCAAGCAAGGTGTATGGTGCTGTACCACCACCACAGCAACTGCTTGCTGGAGCTCCGAGTTCTGAAACCGCGCAAAAGCCAAATTTGAGTTCATCATATGGTTTGATGACACCGCCAAATGCTGTTAATCCATTTCCAGTTCCTCCAGCAACAACAACTCTGTATCCTCAGTTTCCAGTGTTGCAGCACCCTCCAGGCATCTCAAATGGTGGGCACTTGCGACCAAGTCCAGTCAGTTACTTACAACCTGCGGCTGGTGGAACTAGCTATAGTGGGTATGCCAGAATATACCCTCAAGCCACTCCACTGCAACAAGTTGCTCAAGTCCTTAAGCTATCTGTTTCTCCTGTTGTCTCCACCGTGTCTCCTACTTTGTTGATAGCTGCGTCCTTATCAAAGCCAAGTGATATTTCAAGTATGGAAAAGGAAAGGCGTCCTCCCCAAAAGCGAAAGTTTCAGGAGCTACCGGCTGAGTGTAAAGTCCCAGCAAAATCCAAAGAG GGTATTCTTAGTATTGGAGGCACCATGTGTTTGCAGTCATTCTTGCTTCAGTTTGGCGATCAGAATCAGAACCTAAGGCAGTCTTTGAAACCAGCTACATC AAGTCAGAGTCAGCAATGGCAGGTGAAGTTGCTACAAAGAATATAG
- the LOC106319510 gene encoding protein RIK-like isoform X2, which produces MAKKTLYTVMLESLYDLSALRIWACVLCLLSQLQLKETSERILAVDRAAAMIEEMMKQKTNSQVGLVGSQTVKMLNTCVYLGFEADPSSNVAARIRGPNDQYINHIMNETGATVVLRGRGSGSLENQHGEEAHQPLHLLLSSSNPKSIDDAKRLAENLMDTISVEFGASRISSSKVYGAVPPPQQLLAGAPSSETAQKPNLSSSYGLMTPPNAVNPFPVPPATTTLYPQFPVLQHPPGISNGGHLRPSPVSYLQPAAGGTSYSGYARIYPQATPLQQVAQVLKLSVSPVVSTVSPTLLIAASLSKPSDISSMEKERRPPQKRKFQELPAECKVPAKSKEVFF; this is translated from the exons ATGGCTAAAAAGACTCTGTATACCGTAATGTTAGAATCTTTATATGACCTTTCAGCTTTGAGAATTTGGGCCTGTGTTTTATGTTTGTTATCACAACTGCAGTTAAAAGAGACTTCAGAGCGAATTTTAGCAGTTGATCGAGCAGCAGCTATGATTGAGGAGATGATGAAACAGAAAACAAACTCACAGGTCGGGTTGGTAGGTTCTCAGACGGTCAAG ATGCTGAACACATGCGTTTATTTGGGTTTTGAAGCTGACCCATCATCTAATGTTGCTGCTCGTATTCGTGGGCCCAAC GATCAGTATATAAATCACATTATGAATGAAACAGGAGCAACCGTCGTACTAAGAGGGCGTGGTTCTGGGAGCCTTGAGAACCAACATGGTGAAG AAGCACATCAACCATTGCATCTATTATTGTCTAGTAGCAACCCGAAGAGCATTGACGATGCAAAACGTTTAGCTGAGAATCTTATGGATACAATCAGCGTAGAATTCGGGGCTTCAAG GATTTCCTCAAGCAAGGTGTATGGTGCTGTACCACCACCACAGCAACTGCTTGCTGGAGCTCCGAGTTCTGAAACCGCGCAAAAGCCAAATTTGAGTTCATCATATGGTTTGATGACACCGCCAAATGCTGTTAATCCATTTCCAGTTCCTCCAGCAACAACAACTCTGTATCCTCAGTTTCCAGTGTTGCAGCACCCTCCAGGCATCTCAAATGGTGGGCACTTGCGACCAAGTCCAGTCAGTTACTTACAACCTGCGGCTGGTGGAACTAGCTATAGTGGGTATGCCAGAATATACCCTCAAGCCACTCCACTGCAACAAGTTGCTCAAGTCCTTAAGCTATCTGTTTCTCCTGTTGTCTCCACCGTGTCTCCTACTTTGTTGATAGCTGCGTCCTTATCAAAGCCAAGTGATATTTCAAGTATGGAAAAGGAAAGGCGTCCTCCCCAAAAGCGAAAGTTTCAGGAGCTACCGGCTGAGTGTAAAGTCCCAGCAAAATCCAAAGAG GTATTTTTCTGA
- the LOC106319500 gene encoding exocyst complex component EXO70B1-like — MTREVDETMIWDLGSEAGNEFLDAVNELRVLIDGGTTEEVSLRKAHDVLQTAMARLEDEFKHLLSENKLPFELEHASFRSDLVLEEGSFGAASTEDLIIGSSRRNSEEIVIDLIRPEVISDLKSIATTMIASGYDRECLQVCTTVRKEALDEFLYHHEVEKLSIEDVLKMDWATLNTNIKKWVRVMRSIVQMYLVSEKSLNDQIFGEEEEESVTCFVDTVKAPVMQLLNFGEAVSLGPRQPEKLLRILEMYELASELLPEIDVLFSDNQLGSSLRGEYREVMRRLGECARATFLEFKSAIASDVSSHPFPGGAVHPLTNYVMNYLMALTDFSQTLDSLLMEHDDVEYLSIPPLPDVINPAMVVEEESAYENSSSPEKFLAMTKHFYSITSVLEANLEEKAKLYRDVSLRHIFLLNNIHYMTRKVLKSELKHIFGDKWNRKHAWKFQQQATEYERSTWLPVLSFLKDDGGSGSGSGSGSGSRSLRPRERFQGFNTAFEEVYKAQTGWLISDERLREDVRTKASMWVIQAYRSFYSRHENRVSERYIKYSTDDFEKLLLDLFAGSSKSLNNSYRR; from the coding sequence ATGACTCGCGAGGTGGACGAAACCATGATCTGGGACTTGGGCTCAGAAGCAGGGAACGAGTTTCTAGACGCTGTGAACGAGCTGAGAGTGTTGATAGACGGAGGAACAACAGAGGAGGTCTCTCTGAGAAAAGCTCACGACGTTCTCCAAACGGCAATGGCGAGGCTTGAAGACGAGTTCAAGCATCTTCTCTCGGAGAACAAGTTACCATTCGAGCTCGAACACGCTTCCTTTAGGTCCGATCTTGTCCTGGAAGAAGGCTCTTTCGGCGCTGCGTCCACTGAGGATCTGATTATAGGAAGCAGTAGAAGAAACTCAGAGGAGATTGTAATCGATTTGATTAGACCTGAGGTTATATCAGATCTCAAGAGCATTGCCACCACCATGATTGCTTCGGGGTACGACCGGGAGTGTCTCCAGGTGTGTACAACGGTTAGAAAAGAGGCTCTTGACGAGTTTCTCTACCACCACGAGGTCGAGAAGCTGAGCATTGAAGATGTTCTGAAGATGGATTGGGCTACGTTGAATACAAACATCAAGAAATGGGTTCGCGTGATGAGAAGCATCGTGCAGATGTACTTAGTTAGCGAGAAGTCTCTGAACGATCAGATCTTCGGGGAGGAGGAGGAGGAGTCTGTGACGTGTTTTGTCGATACGGTGAAGGCTCCTGTGATGCAGCTGCTTAACTTCGGTGAAGCTGTCTCTCTCGGTCCGCGGCAGCCCGAGAAACTCCTCAGGATCCTCGAAATGTACGAGCTGGCGTCCGAGCTATTACCAGAGATTGATGTACTCTTCTCTGATAATCAGCTCGGCTCCTCCTTGAGAGGGGAGTACAGAGAAGTGATGAGGAGGCTCGGGGAATGCGCGAGAGCGACGTTTCTCGAGTTCAAAAGCGCTATTGCCTCTGATGTTTCCTCTCATCCTTTCCCTGGAGGAGCGGTCCACCCGCTTACTAACTACGTCATGAACTACCTCATGGCGTTGACGGACTTCAGCCAGACTCTTGACTCGCTTCTCATGGAGCATGATGATGTGGAATATCTCTCAATACCTCCGTTGCCGGATGTTATCAATCCGGCGATGGTGGTTGAAGAAGAGTCTGCTTACGAGAACTCTTCTTCGCCGGAGAAGTTTTTGGCGATGACTAAGCATTTCTACTCTATTACATCGGTTCTTGAAGCTAACCTTGAAGAGAAAGCGAAGCTGTACAGAGACGTCTCTCTGAGGCACATCTTTCTCCTGAACAACATACATTACATGACCAGGAAAGTGCTCAAGTCCGAGCTGAAGCATATCTTTGGCGACAAGTGGAACAGGAAACATGCGTGGAAGTTTCAGCAGCAAGCGACTGAGTACGAACGCTCCACCTGGCTCCCTGTCCTGTCTTTCCTCAAGGATGATGGAGGTTCAGGTTCTGGATCAGGTTCAGGTTCAGGTTCAAGAAGCTTGCGGCCTAGGGAGAGGTTTCAAGGATTCAACACTGCGTTTGAGGAAGTGTACAAGGCGCAGACCGGGTGGCTGATCTCGGACGAGAGGCTGAGAGAAGATGTGAGGACGAAGGCGTCGATGTGGGTGATACAAGCGTACCGGTCGTTTTACAGTAGGCACGAGAACAGAGTGAGTGAGAGGTATATCAAGTACAGTACTGATGATTTTGAGAAGCTTTTGTTGGATCTCTTCGCTGGTTCTTCTAAATCCTTGAACAATTCTTACAGAAGATGA